Genomic window (Leisingera methylohalidivorans DSM 14336):
GCCCTTGCGGCGCAGTTCGGCGGCGCACCGGACACCGCCTTGACCCATGCGCAGGCGTTGAAGCGCTCTTTCCCGAACGATGCAGATGGCCATCTGCTGCGGGCCTGGCTCTTGCAGGCGGAGGGGCAGGGCGCCGCCGCCGAGGACGCCTATGCCACTGCTTTGCGGCTCAATCCGGTGCCGCCTGCGCTGTACCACAGCCTGCGCGCGTCGATGCTGTTTGATGCCGGGCAAGTGGGGGCAGCCGTTGACACTGCCGGTGCGGCGCTGGCGCTGGAACCCCGGGCGCAGCTGGCCCAGGCGGTGCTTTGCGCGGGGCTGGCCACGCTGGGCCGGTTTGACGAAGCCGGCAGCGCCTGCGCGCAGCTGCTGGCCGCAGGGCTGACCCTGGATCAGGCCGCGGGCGCCTTTCCCTACGGTGCCGGCGCCGGACCCGGCAGCGCCCGGCAGCGCCTGCGCACCGGGTTCAGCCTGGCAGGGCTGCCTGGCCGCCCGTGACCTGCTGCCCCGGACCTGCGGCCCGTGACCTGCTGCCCCGGACCTGCGGCCCGTGATCTGCGGCCCGTTTCCGCTGGCCGTGATCACACGCGCGGATCTATCCGCTTGACCGCGGCGCAATTTGTGATCACTTGAGGGGATGAACCTGACTGCCCGCTCTCCCCAGGACGCTGCCGCCCCGGCCCACGACCGCGTTTACCGCGCTTTGCGGACCCGTATCATGCATGGTGAAATCACCCCCGGCGCAGCGCTGACGCTGCGCGGCATCGGCCGCGAATTCGGCGTCTCGATGACCCCCGCGCGCGAGGCTGTCCGGCGGCTGGCCGCCGAGGGCGCGCTGTTTCTGTCCTCTTCGGGGCGGGTGTCGACGACGGAGCTTACCAACGAGCGGATCGAAGAGCTGGCCGCCCTGCGCGCACTCCTGGAGGTGGAACTGTCCAGCCGCGCCTTGCCGCGCGCGCATATGGCCCTGATCGACCGGCTGCAGATGATCAACGGGACGGTGGCCGAGATGGTCACCAAACGCGACGCGGTCGGCTATATCCGCACCAATCTGGAATTCCACCGCACCCTGTATCTGCGCGCCCAGGCGCCGGCCATGCTGGCGATGGCCGAGACCGTCTGGCTGCAGCTGGGCCCCACCATGCGGGCGCTTTACGGCCGGCTGCGCCGCACCGATCCGCCGCAGAACCACCGCCTGATCATCGCGGCGCTGAAGGCTGGGGACGAACCGGGCTTGCGTCTGGCGGTGCGCTCGGATGTGACCCAAGGCCTGCGGCTTCTGGCCGGGTAAACCCGCACAGCGGACCCGGCCGCCATAAGCGGCAGCGGCGAGGCTCCCGCCTGTTCCGGTCAATTTTCAGAATTGCCCTCACAGTTGGGCGTGGCCCGGCGCCTTGGCGCCGGGCCACGCCCAAGGCCGCCAGCGCCGGTGGCGCCAGCCGGCGATGGGCGGGCGCGGGAGGGGTCCGCTGCCTGCGCTCTTAAGGTTCAGCGCGCCTGGTCAGGCTTCGCTGCCGGTGTAATAGGGCGAATTCATTGCCTTGCTGGCCGCCTCGGTGGCCGAGGCATCAAAGACCCTTGTGTAAAAGGCGCAGCCCAGTTCTGCCGCAGTTTCCGGGAACAGGTTCAGCGCAAAATCCAGTGCATTGTCCAGGCTGTCAAAGGCGTCGAACCCGCCCAGAGTCTGGGTCTGCAGTCCGCTTAGCCAAACCTTGTTCTGCAGCCCCGGCAGCGTTTTCAGCGCCGCGTTGCGCGCTTTCCAGGGGGCCTCTTCAAACGGCACCGCCAGTTGCAGTTCGGTGTACACAAACGCACCCGGCGCCGCAGCCCCGCTGTTGTAATACACCGCACCCATATCGCGGCTGGCCGCGGCGGTAGCTTCGGCGTCAAATACCCGCGTGTTGTGCGCCACGCCAAAGCTGCGCGGCTCGCCCGGGAAATAGCCGGTCACAAATTTGCGGGCATTCTCAATACTGTCAAAGGCATAAAAGCCGCCGATTGAGTTGTTGCCGTGGCCGGACAGCCAGGTCTTGTTCAAAAAGCCCGGCTGCTTCCGGATCGCGGCGTTGATCTCCTGCAGCGGCACCTGGTCGAACGGCACAGAGATGGCAACTTCGGTATAGACAAAGGCTTTCGGGGTCATGGCAGTTTCCTGTGTTTTGGCAAGGGAAGGCAGCAGCAGCGCCCCGGCAGAGGCCGCCAGCAGTTGGCGGCGGGACATCCGGGAAGGTGCGCGGGAACCCGCGCGGGGTCGGTTCAGTGTCATGTTGGCTCCGGTTTAATAGCTTGCATTTTGCAAGTGTTTTGAAGTTTCCATGTAAGCTTGCATTTTGCAAGTGAAAAAATTATCAAGAGTGCATGACTGAAAAGCACAGCAAATATGAGTCCGGTTGCCCGGTGGCCTATGCCCTTGATATCTTCGGCGACCGCTGGAGCCTTCTGGTGATCCGCGACATGGCCGTCAAAGGCGCGCGCACCTACGGCGAGCTTCAAAACGGCTGGGAGGGGATCTCGACCAACATCCTGGCGCAGCGCCTCAAGCAACTGGAGGAGGCCGGGATTCTGAGCAAAAGCAAGGACCCGGAAAACGGCCGCAGCTACATCTACGCACTCACGCAAAAGGGCCGGGATCTGGCCCCGGTACTGGCAGATATCGCCCTGTGGAGCGCAAGATACAACAAAGCCGGCCATGCAATGACCGGCTTCAGTGACAAAGTGCAGGCGGACCGGGACGGCGTTGTTGCCCGGATCCGCGCAGGCGAGCTGCCTTAAGCGCCTGGCGTTACGCTGCCAGCCCCTTGGAGCCGATGTCCAGGAATTTCTGGCGCCGGTCGTTGATCAGCTCAGCGGCATCCTTGCCGGACAGTTCGTCCAGCATCTCCTGGATTGCGCCGCTGACCGAGGCCATCGCTGCCTTGGCATCGCGATGCGCGCCGCCCAGCGGTTCCGGGATGATCCGGTCATTGACGCCCAGCTTGTGCAGGTCCTGCGCGGTCAGGCGCAGCGCTTCCGCTGCTTCGCGCATCTTTTCGGCATCTTTCCACAGGATCGAGGCGCAGCCTTCGGGGCTGATCACCGAATAGACCGAATGCTCCAGCATCGCCACCCGGTTGGCACTGGCAAAGGCCACCGCGCCGCCGGAGCCGCCCTCGCCGATGATGACTGAAATCAGCGGCACGCCGATTTTCAGGCACATCTCGGTCGAACGCGCGATGGCTTCAGACTGGCCGCGCTCCTCGGCGCCTTTGCCGGGATAGGCGCCGGCGGTGTCCACCAGGGTGATCACCGGCAGTTTGAACCGGCTGGCCATCTCCATCAGGCGGATTGCCTTGCGGTAGCCTTCGGGCCGGGCCATGCCGAAATTGCGCTCAATCCGCGATTTGGTGTCGCTGCCCTTCTCATGGCCGATCACCACCACCGGCTGGTCGTTGAACCGGGCAAGCCCGCCCATCACTGCCAGATCGTCGGCAAAGTTGCGGTCGCCTGCCAGCGGCGTGTACTCGGTGAACAGCGCCTTGATGTAATCCTGGCAATGGGGGCGTTCGGGGTGCCGTGCCACCTGGCATTTGCGCCAGGGCGTCAGCTCCTTATAGAGGTCCTTCAGCAGCTGCGCCGCCTTGGCGTCCAGCGCCGCGGCCTCATCCGCCACGTTCATTTCCTCATTCGCGCGCGCCAGCGCCCGCAGCTCCTCCGCCTTGCCTTCGATTTCGGCC
Coding sequences:
- a CDS encoding acetyl-CoA carboxylase carboxyltransferase subunit alpha gives rise to the protein MTQYLEFEKPLAEIEGKAEELRALARANEEMNVADEAAALDAKAAQLLKDLYKELTPWRKCQVARHPERPHCQDYIKALFTEYTPLAGDRNFADDLAVMGGLARFNDQPVVVIGHEKGSDTKSRIERNFGMARPEGYRKAIRLMEMASRFKLPVITLVDTAGAYPGKGAEERGQSEAIARSTEMCLKIGVPLISVIIGEGGSGGAVAFASANRVAMLEHSVYSVISPEGCASILWKDAEKMREAAEALRLTAQDLHKLGVNDRIIPEPLGGAHRDAKAAMASVSGAIQEMLDELSGKDAAELINDRRQKFLDIGSKGLAA
- a CDS encoding winged helix-turn-helix transcriptional regulator, with the translated sequence MTEKHSKYESGCPVAYALDIFGDRWSLLVIRDMAVKGARTYGELQNGWEGISTNILAQRLKQLEEAGILSKSKDPENGRSYIYALTQKGRDLAPVLADIALWSARYNKAGHAMTGFSDKVQADRDGVVARIRAGELP
- a CDS encoding YdhR family protein, whose translation is MTPKAFVYTEVAISVPFDQVPLQEINAAIRKQPGFLNKTWLSGHGNNSIGGFYAFDSIENARKFVTGYFPGEPRSFGVAHNTRVFDAEATAAASRDMGAVYYNSGAAAPGAFVYTELQLAVPFEEAPWKARNAALKTLPGLQNKVWLSGLQTQTLGGFDAFDSLDNALDFALNLFPETAAELGCAFYTRVFDASATEAASKAMNSPYYTGSEA
- a CDS encoding GntR family transcriptional regulator, which codes for MNLTARSPQDAAAPAHDRVYRALRTRIMHGEITPGAALTLRGIGREFGVSMTPAREAVRRLAAEGALFLSSSGRVSTTELTNERIEELAALRALLEVELSSRALPRAHMALIDRLQMINGTVAEMVTKRDAVGYIRTNLEFHRTLYLRAQAPAMLAMAETVWLQLGPTMRALYGRLRRTDPPQNHRLIIAALKAGDEPGLRLAVRSDVTQGLRLLAG